From the Clostridium putrefaciens genome, one window contains:
- a CDS encoding competence/damage-inducible protein A, whose translation MKAEIIAVGTELLLGDILNTNAQFLSKQLAMLGIEVYHQTVIGDNGERLLEAFDEAFKRCDVVITSGGLGPTKDDITKEMASKYFGKELTLNEEELKNIEQYFNKTGKKMTENNRKQAYFPKNDIILKNNNGTAPGAIMKGENGGIIIVLPGPPKELIPMFKESVVPYLKNTTDSTLYSKIIRLFGIGESTMEDEIKDILESQTNPTVAPYAKESDLILRITSKAKDEKEAKKLIEPLEKQITQRLAKYIYGTNEDTLESVVGEKLIKENLTIASAESCTGGMLSSKLVNVPSISKVFIEGAVTYSNQSKMGRLSVKKETLEKYGAVSKETAIEMAEGIAKSARTDIGISTTGIAGPEGGTSEKPVGLVYIGLYIKGNTLVKELNIKGSRERVRTRATMEALNFLRLELNKIQVAK comes from the coding sequence ATGAAAGCAGAAATAATAGCAGTTGGAACAGAATTACTACTTGGAGATATATTAAATACAAATGCTCAGTTTTTATCTAAACAATTAGCAATGCTTGGCATAGAGGTTTATCACCAAACAGTTATAGGCGATAATGGTGAAAGACTTTTAGAAGCCTTTGATGAAGCATTTAAAAGATGCGATGTTGTTATAACTAGCGGAGGACTTGGACCCACAAAAGATGATATAACAAAGGAAATGGCATCAAAGTATTTCGGAAAAGAATTAACATTAAATGAAGAGGAACTAAAAAATATAGAGCAGTACTTTAATAAGACAGGAAAAAAGATGACAGAAAATAATAGAAAACAAGCCTACTTCCCTAAAAATGATATCATTTTAAAAAATAACAATGGCACAGCACCTGGAGCAATAATGAAGGGTGAAAATGGAGGAATAATAATCGTATTACCAGGACCACCAAAAGAATTAATACCTATGTTTAAAGAAAGTGTGGTTCCTTATCTAAAAAACACCACAGATAGTACCTTATATTCTAAAATCATTAGGCTTTTTGGAATAGGTGAATCTACCATGGAAGATGAAATAAAAGATATACTAGAAAGTCAAACCAATCCAACAGTAGCGCCTTATGCTAAGGAATCTGACTTAATATTAAGGATTACTTCTAAGGCAAAGGATGAAAAAGAGGCAAAAAAGCTTATAGAGCCTTTAGAAAAGCAAATTACGCAAAGATTAGCTAAGTATATTTATGGAACAAATGAAGATACATTAGAGTCAGTAGTAGGTGAGAAACTTATAAAAGAAAATCTTACTATAGCTTCAGCAGAATCTTGCACCGGTGGAATGCTATCATCTAAGTTAGTTAATGTTCCATCTATATCTAAGGTATTTATTGAAGGTGCTGTAACTTATTCAAATCAGTCTAAAATGGGCAGGCTATCAGTAAAAAAAGAAACCTTAGAAAAGTATGGAGCGGTTAGCAAAGAGACAGCAATAGAAATGGCAGAAGGAATTGCTAAAAGTGCGAGGACAGATATTGGTATTTCAACTACAGGGATTGCAGGGCCAGAGGGTGGAACTAGTGAAAAGCCTGTAGGACTTGTATATATAGGGTTATATATTAAAGGAAATACTCTAGTAAAGGAACTTAATATAAAAGGAAGCAGAGAAAGAGTAAGAACTAGAGCTACTATGGAAGCTCTAAACTTTTTAAGACTAGAATTAAATAAGATACAAGTAGCAAAGTAA